In Juglans regia cultivar Chandler chromosome 13, Walnut 2.0, whole genome shotgun sequence, the DNA window GAGTTCCAAGTGGCAACATAATCCAACCCTTGATCCAAACTCAGCTCCCTGCTTCTAAGTAGCACTGCTTTTGTCCCTGTGACAGCTAGGGGAGACTTGGAAGCAATTCCTGCATGCCACACCATTTTGCCTCTCTATTTATAAAAActagaggaaaaaaagagatttAATGCCGACTCAAGGAACTCTAgacaaatatttttgaattgccaatatatatatctatgccATTATCCATAAGCATATGGTAAATTCCATCCTCTTTGCTGCTCAAGTTTATTGATCCCCAATCTTCATGCTTGGGAGAATTCAACTCTCTGGGAATTTTGAATCCCAGACGTTCACGCAGTCCCATAGTTAGACTATATTGAAGATGCCAATGACTCGAGGGCCCCGgccaaattttttcatgcttcctAGGCTATTCATCCcacttctaaaaaatttaaatttttatttgcttgttttttttctccaatccaaaaatttattttagtttagtgacaaaaaattatacaacattAAACCTCTAAATAATTCTAGTCTCTTCAAAAAAATTACCTGACCATTTGtcttagttttttatttttatttttttaaaaaaagaaaactggcACTATTTGTATGTCCAACACACTATTAAAATGGGTCTCACaacaataaaagaatattattaccttaatttttctataattataagTTGAAGTAAACGGTTGGTCCGGATCAAACCGGACCGCGATTGAGACCGGTCGGTCTCgatccacattttagaggatcgAAAAGTTTCGATCTGGTCCAccgttttttcggaccggaccgaatgaaaaaataaataaaaattatatatatataataatgatacaattaataatataaaattttaaatatgttattaaaacttgttaatattctataaattaacaatatttgatatatatcttcatctaacctatcactattaacaatataaaattttaaatatgttattaacacttgttaatattctatgaattaactaatatataatatcaattagttaattatatagtaattatataaattaataatataatttttatctaatttattattattgatcatataaaatatttttttattaaatttattacataatccatattaataaatcaattaatttaatttaatattttaaataaaattttttattaattgatttttaaaaaaaaaaaaaaatcggactGAATAGACCAATAACTACCGATCCAATCCCATGAATGTTCGGtccaaaaaattaatagataaaaaatattcgATTCATCATCCAATCGGACCGAACCATTTGCAACCATTTATAACGAGTTGACACCCAAAACTTAGAATTGGCAAAAAAAGGCAAGATATATCATTCTCATAGTGtcagaagatgaaaaaaaaagatgccTGGAAAAGGCAAGATTACCCTCGGCTAAAAGTCCGACTTCTTTGTCCATTTCATCCTTGGAGCAAAATGTTTTAGATACCAGGCCCAACTCCTTTGCCTCCGGACCCGAGATTCTCCGACCCGACAGGGCTAACTCCATCGCTTTACCGTACCCGACGATAGCAGGCAATCTCTGAAGCGTTCCAAGGTCGGCGGTTATTGCCAAGTCCACCTCCTTCACCGAGAAGAACGCGTCCTCCGTGCAATATCTTATGTCGCAGGCGGTCACGATGTCAACGCCAGCGCCGATACACGCCCCGTGGACAGCAGCGATAACCGGCTTCCGGCACCGCTCGATCGCGGTGATAGAGTCCTGTAGGAATTTGATATCTCGCCGAAGCTTCTCTCCAGAACGGCCGCGATCCCCAGATAGGGAGGTGATGGAAGCCAGGGCTGTGAGGTCGATACCGGCGCAGAAGTGTTTGCCGGCGCCCGATAGGACGACGACGTTGACGTCTGGGTTCCGATCGAGGGCGGCCAGGGCTCTGGGGAACTCGGAGAAGGAGTCAACGGAGAGAGCATTTCCACGGGATGGGCGGTTTAGGTAGAGATGGAAGACGCGTGAATTTGGAGTCTTCCGGACGATTTGTAGGGTTTTAAATTGCTCCATTGTTGTGCGTTTACTACAAGCTAATTCTCTGTTCGAGACGATGGAGAGGTAAACGAAGGAAAATTGGAGTAAATATATGGGGACCCATTAGTCCACCGGAAAAATCACGAATTTAGAGAGAGGTAATACGGCTCAGAAGGTCAAAATCAacgagagaagaaagaaaaaactatttaGGCCGGAGGTTTGGAGTCAAGAGTGGGGCTATTTTGCCGCTGGTCGTACAGTttggtggaatttttttttttaatatatttaactattttaaaaaataaaaaaatatattaatacatttaaaatcattgtttaattattaaataaaataattttttttttgaacaaacAGTCAAATTGAGCGGTCAAAACGGAGAGAtaaattagttttattcttGGATACAAAgcctttaatttatttcattttaatttcatctaattattataatttcatcaaatttttttatataaaacataataaataattcatttttttaaatctaaaaatattaataatatta includes these proteins:
- the LOC109016740 gene encoding delta(3,5)-Delta(2,4)-dienoyl-CoA isomerase, peroxisomal-like, whose amino-acid sequence is MEQFKTLQIVRKTPNSRVFHLYLNRPSRGNALSVDSFSEFPRALAALDRNPDVNVVVLSGAGKHFCAGIDLTALASITSLSGDRGRSGEKLRRDIKFLQDSITAIERCRKPVIAAVHGACIGAGVDIVTACDIRYCTEDAFFSVKEVDLAITADLGTLQRLPAIVGYGKAMELALSGRRISGPEAKELGLVSKTFCSKDEMDKEVGLLAEGIASKSPLAVTGTKAVLLRSRELSLDQGLDYVATWNSAVLVSDDLKEAVSAQTQKRKPVFAKL